From the Salmo trutta chromosome 25, fSalTru1.1, whole genome shotgun sequence genome, the window ACAGCAAATGAGGACAGTAATCTGCCGctaaatgacagaaatcacaCAGATGACAGTAATGAAATGCTGGAGGCATTCAAACAGCTACTTGGAAATAGCAAGTATATGTCTTTGTCCCACGACCCTCAATTACAGGACACAACCGGAATAGTGAATCTTGAAGATGATCCTGAAAAATCTATAGCTGAGATCAGTGAAAATGATGAGCACGATTCTGTAGGTAGATTAGAGCTAGATGATGTCACTACTAATGAACCTGTCAGTTCCCAAGGAGATGTAGAGCCAAAGCAATTAGTGTCGGACCCCAAACCAGACAATGAAGAGGACTTGAAAATATCAACTGTGCTCCCTGAAGCGCTTTTGCATGATAGTGATGAGAATGCCCTTAATCACCATCAAGAGAGTCCTGCTGTTGACCTTGCTGAAAATAGCCTGGATGATTTTGAGACTGATCATTCAGTTGGTCAGGATGCTTTGGAAGGCTCAGGGATTCTAAATCTCTCTGATTCGATTCCTATTCAGACAAAAGCAGAAACACTGACAGAGGAACTACCTGATGTGTCTGTAATGCATGCTGAGGTGGAGGACATTGACACTACAGGTATTGAAGTGGTATCCTCCAATCAGAAAGGAGACGACAGTATTCTAGTGCCTCAGAGCCTAGCAGAGGAGGACAGTGGGGACAGAGTAGGGATGCTATATGGTCAGACAAGCATGCCAGGTACAGAGGATGCTTCAGTGCTGGAGGAGGTCACACAGACACCTGACCCCCATCTGCATGATGCTCAGGACCCTCACATAGCTGAACTTATCCTGAACCTATCTTTAGTTGAACCTGTCATAGTTGATCCAGTCATTGAAAATGTATCAGGAGAGGAAGGACATCATTTGATTACCTCAAGTGAGGATGGGGAAAGTAAGGACAAGAATGAGAATACATTAGAGGTACCAGATAAGAATGTTCATGTTGGAGACATAGATTCAGTTTTTCTCAAAGACTGGTTATCTTCTAACTATGAGGAAAGTAATTCCAATGTAATGGAAGTTGTTGATCAAGAGGAATTTTCCTCCTCTGATCATTTCAAGGAGTGGCGCGTTGAGGTCGATCCTGTAGATAACATAGGGTTGATAAACATTACCTTTGACCCAGTGTTAGACTCAACTATACTAAATGCTGACACTACAAGTAACAATCTTCTATCTGATAAAGGTAATGATGATGGGGAAAGTTATATTGTGGACAAAGCGTCTGAGATAAAGGAAGCAGATTCAACTAATGAAgttactgagacagaggggataGAACCAGGGAAAATAGTTGAAGTTGAGAGAGACCATGGGGATCAAGCAACTCTCCCTACACATGTCTTTGAAAATACACAGAGCAGTTCCGGACCTGATGCTAAAATTGAAATGTATCCTGACAGCTCAGAGCTAGTTCCCCCTGAGACAGAAATAGGAAATGAACAACGACAGACAGAAATCCTTGAGGAGGCAGACACAGAAAACATGTCAGTAGAAGATTTCATTCATGTCCACAGGGAGTCCCATGAATCTCAAAAAGACAGTGATGAGAAAAATGTCCCGAATGATAGATCTGGGATGACGCGTGACCAGACCAAAGCAATTGAGGACAGTAATCTGCCGCTAGATGACAGGAATCACATCTCATCAGTCACTAGCCAGGAAGTACATTCAAAAGGGACCAAAGGATTGTATAATGAGATCACTCTAGAAAACGAGAGATCACAGGAATTAGGCCTACAGGATAGGGAAACCAATGATGGACGAAATAGCTTTGATCAGTCACATGCAGTTAGTCAGCTTTCCTCCACTGATGAAGCTTATGATGTCATTACTCAGTCAGAGAGAACAATAGACCATGATACATTGTATTCAGGTGAGAATTTCCTCTCAGACAGTTGGTCTAATTATCAAGAAGCAACAGATGTAAAGAGCACAATTAGTGATGAAGATAGGCAGCAGGATTTTGAAAAGGTGGACGTGATTGAGAAGGATGATTTTGAGAAAATCAGTTATCGGGATATTGAATCTATTCACAATGTTGAAAGAGAGGGTGAGACTTCCACTTCTCACAGTGAACCCCCTGAAAAGCAAGACATGCCATCAGATCAGATAGTAGGCCTAGACCCCACTCAAGAAGATATTGTAAACAAATCAACTTCTCACAGTGAACCCCTTGAAAATCAAGACATGCCATCTGACCAGTATTCAGTAGGGCCCCCTCAAGAGGAAATCACGGACACATCAGTCAACAAGGGTACTAGGAGTTTCTTTGAAAATGCTATGGACTTTTTGATCCAGAGCACCGACATCAAAGACTTAAAAGACCCAGAACCAAAGGGGCAAGAAGAGGAGGAACAAGAACCCCCACCTGTTCTTCCTTACCTGGACCTCCATGAACCAGAACCACAGTCTCAGTCAACCTCAGTAGAAGACTTGCTGAAAGCTACAGCATTTTTGAAAGAATACAAGAATATCCAAAAGCAAATCAGCGCAGATGAAATAACTACTTTGTTGGACATGTTTGGGAAGCACAAATTCCTGTGGCTTGACTACAGCCTAGGAAGCTCAGAGACTTTGACTGATGGCCAAGATGGTGATAATGACCTTGCTATTATATCAGACTTTGAAAGGCTCCTGCAGTATCACATTGATGAGACAAAAACTCCATCTGGTGGAGTACTGGAGGATGAAGACCAATCCAGAAAATTGGTGTCATTACGAAAACTAGAAATACTCTTGTCAAACATAAAAAACAGATTCACCCAAGTGAAAGCACCTGTCAGTATAAAAGACAATCAAGGTACTACTCAAGTAGTATGAGAAACATTTATTGATTTTGGTTGCATGTTTCTTTCTTGTCTCTTGCATGTCAATATTGAAAAGGTTAGCAGTTGTCAAAGTGTTATATCTGACAACCATTTATTGACAAGGTCTTACATGTTTTAAAAATGATTTGGTATCATAATGTCTATATGTTATCCAGCAGAAACAGACAAGACAAACTGCATCAATGATGATTGTTTCACTCGCAATGAAAACAAAGACCTAACCAACCTGAAAGGAGAACATTTCTCTGGGGAGGGAGACATCCAAACCCCAACACTAACAGACAAATGTAATGCATTTATGTCCATTCTTAAAAATAACATACTAATTATATAGATGAAAATGGTTCCATCTGTGGCTGGTAAAAATATATGATCAATTATTATGACACTCCCTATTGTGTTATTTATACCTTGTAATTATATTTAACAGATAAACCTGAGCCTGCATTGATGGAATATCTTTTTTCTTCTGCACGTCAAGTCACTGGTGATGCTGTTGCTCATATGCTGACAGTTAAGGCTCTTCTAAAATGGCTCACTGTACAGGTAAGAAAGTTCTATGACTACTATATCCCCCTTGTAATTTATTGAGATTAAATTAGCTAAACAGCCCATACATTTAAAATGATTGGACTGCGCTATGGATGCCTCCATCATCCTAAATAGAATGTCATATTTTTCCAAGAGAGGGAACTTCGGTTGTGGCATTGGACTTAGACAAATACATAACAGCACAATACACACATGACGATAATCATTGACTAGATAGCTGAAAAAGCTGGTCCTTTAAAACCTCTGGTATGTGTCTCTGGTATGCAACATGTCATATGCACTACCCCTATGAGCCATCCAACACTTTGAGGAGTTGTAGTTGGCTCTGGCTTCGGTGACGAGGCTTTTCCACGCACTATGGTAGTACAATAACATGAGGACTTTAAATTGAGAATACAGATGGAAGTTCAGTTTCAGGATGTTGACCAGGTGAGTAAAGGGTAGTGTTTTGGACACTGGGGAAAGCACTGAAAAGCTACAGGAAAGGTCAACAcccaaccaacaacaacaactgggGCTACTCTGATAGGGCAAGGCAGTTGACAGCAGAGGGAATTTGGTGACAATCTGTCTCAGCTGGAGGAAAAGGTCAATTTTTCCTGATTTATAGACTATTTGAGAATAGGGATAGAGATTGACTAATATGTGTTATTTTCCCACAATTTGCATGTTTCGTCAGCTTCAGTGTCACTTTAAATACGCCTCAGTCTGCCGGTGTGGCGTTCTACGATTGGTGACGTTGAAAATATACCAACTCAACGTTAGGCAGGAAGTGGGAGTGTTGTAACAATTACCAATAACTCTTTTGATTGAAAAGTCAGATAACATATATCATTGTAAAATATTACAATTATATAAATCAATAAATATTCGTTTTAGGAAAAAATAAACGAAAGTGAGTCGTTTAAGTGAATCTGGCGTGCATAAAATAGCAACAACCTCCACCGTACGTTTCAGCGTCATGACGTTACCCGCTACCACTATCAGGTCCAAGTAACAGCTGAGCATTCGTTTTTTCAATGTTATCTAACATAATCCTGAAAATAATATTTAAATGAAATATTCGACAAATGGAAGATCAAACAAGTGTCGAGACAGTCGCTACTCAAGTGACTGATTTCAAAATGACAGCAAGGACCTATTACACTCTTGCCTTGGAGAAAGCGAAAGATGTGAGTCACGTGTCATTCTATCTAACGTTAACTTGGACCCATCACTGCTAAAAACATCAACTGGTGTTATcaagcaagctagccaactactACATCATTTTATTTGTAGGGCTGTCAGATAAGGCTTATCTAGCCAGTGTCTCGTGTCTTGTTGGCTATGAGAGCACTGTTGCCTGGTAAACTAACGTAAGCTAGCTAACTActtagctagataactagctatCTAAgttgctggctagctagttagcttgttGAGGCTCCTTATAGCATTGACAATCACTTTACTTCTCAGTAACTCACAACAAGTTGTCTCTGTGTTTGGAGGAAGTTGGACGTTTGAACTATCATGTATCCACAATCCAGGGCCTGAAACAAAAATCTATAGCAGATCTATAATGATTATGTAATTTCTCTGATTTTAATAATACTTacaaaaatatattattatatatatatttttctttctaCCCAGGTCGTGTCATCCTTTCCTGATGACATAAGGCCAGGTCCTGACCTGTATGGACTGCCATGGGAAGCTGTCATCGTCACTGCCTTACTGGGGTTGGGCACCCTTCTATTGTTCAGCTGCAGGTTCTACCAATGTGTAAGTTGTCTGATATTATTATCAGCATGCAAGTATAGGGATGAACAACCACATTCTTTATTTTGATTGGCGAGTGACCAAGCTCACAAAATTGTTCCATTGTTTCCACAGATAAAGAGTAGACTGTATTCAAGCAAAGAGAGGCGGATGGGCCTGAAGGTGGCTGAACTATTAGAGGAAAAGTGCAAAGTCCTTGAGACTTTGAGTGACGTTCAACAAAATGTGAGGCCTATGTCAAataatcctgtgtgtgtgtgactgactggatTTGCAAACTATTCAATGCAATTCCCTTTGAAATTACATGTTTTGTATGGACCTGTGTGTTATGAATGCCTTTGCTACTGTTTATGTTTATTCATGTACCTTTTTAGTATGAAGAACTGGAAACTGCCCTGCGGAATAGTGGCGTTTTGGCTCATGTCGCAGAGAGAGAGGATCTGGAGGTAAGACAAAGATACTACACGGTATGATTGTTCTCAATACTGAAGAAACATTCCCAAATATCACAGCTAAATAACACTGCCAAGTGGTATAAAAGGACTTTGTGTGCGTGTGACTTTCAAGTCCCAGTAAAACTATAATGGTGTCCTCCTCAGGTGATGTCCCAGAAGCTGAAAGAGTCAAATACACAACTTGGAAATGATATAGAAAAGTTAAAGGAGGACCTGAATATCCAAAGAGCGAGGAGGTTGCAGCAGGAGGAGACAGTGAGTTTACCTTTGGACTTCTTTCTCATCACCGTTTCCTGTGTTTTGAAGTTTATGCGTTGACATGTTTCAGCTATTGTTATTATTTTCCGTTTTCCTCTTTGCTctcatatttcattttttttttttgagttgTGGTGTTGTGTGCAATTCTTCAGATTGCAGATATGCAGGAAACCTTGAAAACCTTAGAAGAAGAAACCAGGGACCTCAAGTCCCAGATAGAACAGGTAAAGTCTGATCTCCCCATTACAATGTTATATATTGTGAACAACATGTTAATTGTAATTCCTTCCCATAAGGCATTTTAAATCTGTTGACACAGTCAGAGCCAGGTTAGATGTAACTCATTCTGTTATCATTTCAGGCACAGACAACCCTGAAAATATTTGACGTGAACAGTGAAAGGAATCAGAATAATCTGGAGGCAGCAAAAGAAGAGAAGGTGTTGCTCCAGGAGAAAAATGGCCAGGTATGTGACCTGACAtctaaaatgtacattttcatcTATATCCAGGCCTACTCACGAATCAGAGCCATAGATGCAGTATCTATGTGTGTGGCTCTGTCACTAATAGTGGTGTATACTCCAGTTCCATATCAGCCTTTGTTGCCATGCAAAACAAGGCATTTGAAGTTTCTTGTTACACAAAGAACCTGcatgggttgtcctgaacagaaagCAGAAAGAGTCCTATAGTCTGGTGGGgtcctcaccctctccccctcttcccacagCTGGTCCAGGAGGCAGAGGGCTGGGGGGAGCGGATGAGTGAgctggaggaggagatgaggatgtGTGAGAGCACCTACACTGGAATGCTGCAGGATGCTACCAACAAAGATGAGCGCATCAAGGTTTGCATTCATATTACTGCACTGGCAAAAACCACATGCAGTAAGATGTCTAAAACAAATATTTGTGTACCTTGCCCTGTACTGGAAAAACCAGTCAACACCCACTATGAAGATTACTTGGGGTTTCAAATGAGCATAAGTTAAACACCCTAAATGGCTCAACCTATTTAAGGCTATGATAAGCATCATAATGGAAATCCTTTATTGCTTGTTATGTAATTATAAATTGCATGTACTGtgaatgtggacaccccttttgaattagtggatttggctagttcagccacacctgttgctgacaggaatataaaatcgagcacacagccat encodes:
- the mia2 gene encoding cTAGE family member 5 isoform X4, producing the protein MTGLSSVDMAALQIYIWTFTIFIFPTLTWGLLSDFKICGDSECESLLSRVRATRDHRGKDCRFLNFKKGDVIFVYHKLSGKRDDLWAGSIDRRFGYFPKDAVKVAEIYANTEKEVATQKQDFFCIDEYGSLIDNDSSEWDNEENLVSEFQEIAANDAQDSKTSKDAFLSQSFAQSSDETGNKDAIQAVMEDFSDDTKPAPSEQGGSQWIGSTVTGWLSLGGESPGDNPKEDNPEQESFRSRKLSLDIDANQLKEETKNTENSGWFGDGLTSAFGFGQKAPEEEKPIEKEVEEQPPPSNSWLNIGIKDILHFDQSNQDKVEERVEAAGRDESTGTIDPQDLGTSQSHHDATVEQIKETEHQRDDNTGKKAERTETHPSKPVKDYNQEDRHSQEEDGELRKEEDAGWYGSIYDNIVGLYGEQGDVEEEDILIAEDEEDKDISLQLETETESQSVFSSMFDTLVSPFQADTTNNYKNAQSDEVTDIKPAEADGDTEISLTSQTAIPYDSTEASVGRKDDNDGNDSNEPPHPTPLDIDKVQSANKILETSKYMSLSNDPQLQDTTRIVNLEVDPEKAIAEMEVVDQEEFSSSDHFKEWHVETDPIDNIGFINIILDPVLDSTILNADTTSNNLLSDKGNDDGESYIVDKASEIEEADSTNEVTETEGLEPKKIVEVERDHGDEATFSTHVFENTQSSSGPDAKIEMYPDSSDLVPSETGAGNEQRQTEILDKADIENMSVDDFIHVHRVSHESQKDSDEKNVLNDRSGMTDDQTTANEDSNLPLNDRNHTDDSNEMLEAFKQLLGNSKYMSLSHDPQLQDTTGIVNLEDDPEKSIAEISENDEHDSVGRLELDDVTTNEPVSSQGDVEPKQLVSDPKPDNEEDLKISTVLPEALLHDSDENALNHHQESPAVDLAENSLDDFETDHSVGQDALEGSGILNLSDSIPIQTKAETLTEELPDVSVMHAEVEDIDTTGIEVVSSNQKGDDSILVPQSLAEEDSGDRVGMLYGQTSMPGTEDASVLEEVTQTPDPHLHDAQDPHIAELILNLSLVEPVIVDPVIENVSGEEGHHLITSSEDGESKDKNENTLEVPDKNVHVGDIDSVFLKDWLSSNYEESNSNVMEVVDQEEFSSSDHFKEWRVEVDPVDNIGLINITFDPVLDSTILNADTTSNNLLSDKGNDDGESYIVDKASEIKEADSTNEVTETEGIEPGKIVEVERDHGDQATLPTHVFENTQSSSGPDAKIEMYPDSSELVPPETEIGNEQRQTEILEEADTENMSVEDFIHVHRESHESQKDSDEKNVPNDRSGMTRDQTKAIEDSNLPLDDRNHISSVTSQEVHSKGTKGLYNEITLENERSQELGLQDRETNDGRNSFDQSHAVSQLSSTDEAYDVITQSERTIDHDTLYSGENFLSDSWSNYQEATDVKSTISDEDRQQDFEKVDVIEKDDFEKISYRDIESIHNVEREGETSTSHSEPPEKQDMPSDQIVGLDPTQEDIVNKSTSHSEPLENQDMPSDQYSVGPPQEEITDTSVNKGTRSFFENAMDFLIQSTDIKDLKDPEPKGQEEEEQEPPPVLPYLDLHEPEPQSQSTSVEDLLKATAFLKEYKNIQKQISADEITTLLDMFGKHKFLWLDYSLGSSETLTDGQDGDNDLAIISDFERLLQYHIDETKTPSGGVLEDEDQSRKLVSLRKLEILLSNIKNRFTQVKAPVSIKDNQAETDKTNCINDDCFTRNENKDLTNLKGEHFSGEGDIQTPTLTDKYKPEPALMEYLFSSARQVTGDAVAHMLTVKALLKWLTVQVVSSFPDDIRPGPDLYGLPWEAVIVTALLGLGTLLLFSCRFYQCIKSRLYSSKERRMGLKVAELLEEKCKVLETLSDVQQNYEELETALRNSGVLAHVAEREDLEVMSQKLKESNTQLGNDIEKLKEDLNIQRARRLQQEETIADMQETLKTLEEETRDLKSQIEQAQTTLKIFDVNSERNQNNLEAAKEEKVLLQEKNGQLVQEAEGWGERMSELEEEMRMCESTYTGMLQDATNKDERIKSLTDCLLKMKDWDSVLEDGTNREERSGTQGTENGEGQDNHQRQRIQKLIHAAKMNADLKSVDEDKDRVFAKLADEVKAKEDLQEGIKKLENEKASLQTDSEKYTGQVQRLQQKLQIMTEMFQENELKLHRMLTVEERERLQKDQKLTKADKSITLAVEELNSYRHRAQDLEDELEKTNQAYKTQITSQEKKAHNNWLAARGADRDLAEVKRENAHLRQKLTDTQFKLDVVEKDPYTLENMDRPLFRGERSPYGPSPLHRPASENRAFLSPPTLMDGPPRLSPNFPPMGPGGRGYMYLDPGLPYRRPPPGALPMGPLPPRGPGPAEPHSFGHQPDSAFLGNSMGPGENERDSHLSAPGDQRDMRMGPPLLVPPGMGPLPPRDPYFARKGAYGPPDFFSPRGPAPMGMRGPPPPGMFGRVPPPPPQHMGYPPLRPHPDSFPPGPPPRPSPPGSEVSSDQSPSSHDVI